GTAAATTCAATTAATGCTTTTGTTGTTGAAAAGGGCAAAACATAAGTAAAGCCAACAAAATCATTGTTTGCCTCACAAAAGTCCATCAGGTGGGCTGTATTTGGATCAAATAAGGGATTGTTACATTCAATCTCATAGCCTACGAAGGATTGCCAGAGTGTGATATCTCCCATCGTATCCATCGGAAGAGGACGTGTATCAATAATTATTTTGCTTATAAAACTTCCAGCATCTGTTTGAACTAACCAGCCATTATCCAACTGGAATGGTTCATTGGTCAGTTTGATGCCCTTACGTAGCTGTAGCTTATTATTTTTCTCAATCGTCTCTAGGGTGTGTTGGTAGAAGTCACTGGCAATTAACAGTTGATAAGGGGAGGCTTCACACTCAATGAGCGCACTCCGCTGCTGAGAATCTTTAACTTGCACTTTTGACCAGCGATTTTGAACCAACTCCATGAACGGCGTTTTTGGATGTCCCCAGAAGCACCAAGTTCGATCATTATGGTACTCAGTCCGTTGTTCAAGAAAAATGGTTTTAGGAGCATCTTCACCCATCTCGGCTAGATTGAAGCCAAGACTTAATCCTGCGCAGCCTGCGCCAATCACAATGACATCGGTGACAATATGGTTCATTTTAGAAAGCCCAACATACGTGTGAGGATGCAATGGTTTCTGTAGCGCTACATCATGATTTTTTGGGCGAAACCAAAAATGGGGGTTAAAGCATGCCGTCACTATCGTTAAGCAGGTAATAACAATTTTTCTTGGAGTAGAAACAACCATGCGTCGATCCCAATAGGCATAGTCTTCTGATGCCAGCTGATTGCCAATATCGTGATAAATACGAGCTGCAATGAGAATGGAGATCCTCGCCCGCAGTGGTAAATAGAACAGCCCCTTTTCTCCACTTTGATAATAGTGATCCGCCAACTTTAAAAGACTAGCAACTGCAAGCCGTAAAACTGTTGCTTGTTCTTCATTGGGGGCAATTAGGTGAGCTACTTCAATGTTCCCGATTAAGCTATTGGGAATATATTGACGATTCACCAAAGCATCCGCCTTGATATCTCTGCAGATATTAGTGAGTTGCATTGCTATCCCCAAATCAATCGCATAGGGCTTCGCATTCTGGTCTTGAACATCTAAGGCGTAGCACATCATCAGTCCAACCGTGCCGGCTACCTGATAACAGTAATGAAGCAAATCAGGCTCATTCACTATCCTAACGAGTTCAGTATCTGACTCAATTCCTGCAATTAGATCAAAAACAACCTCTTGCGGGATATGACATTGCTGGATTAATTCAATGCCACTGCTCAAGCTGG
This Pseudomonadota bacterium DNA region includes the following protein-coding sequences:
- a CDS encoding squalene/phytoene synthase family protein — encoded protein: MKLTTPHSVAHQLLQNKGKSFYWASHFLGKKYRHRAMRLYGFCRYLDDMVDEEGQVDSGKQNIMEARQALLQGSTDQASLSSGIELIQQCHIPQEVVFDLIAGIESDTELVRIVNEPDLLHYCYQVAGTVGLMMCYALDVQDQNAKPYAIDLGIAMQLTNICRDIKADALVNRQYIPNSLIGNIEVAHLIAPNEEQATVLRLAVASLLKLADHYYQSGEKGLFYLPLRARISILIAARIYHDIGNQLASEDYAYWDRRMVVSTPRKIVITCLTIVTACFNPHFWFRPKNHDVALQKPLHPHTYVGLSKMNHIVTDVIVIGAGCAGLSLGFNLAEMGEDAPKTIFLEQRTEYHNDRTWCFWGHPKTPFMELVQNRWSKVQVKDSQQRSALIECEASPYQLLIASDFYQHTLETIEKNNKLQLRKGIKLTNEPFQLDNGWLVQTDAGSFISKIIIDTRPLPMDTMGDITLWQSFVGYEIECNNPLFDPNTAHLMDFCEANNDFVGFTYVLPFSTTKALIEFTSFGSQAYSKDDLLERLNKTVSEYVGESPFSIIRTESGLIPMGLGARHPKHSSAIPKSYAQVGVTAGSARPATGYTFQRIQTWAQECAKELRRTGLPVAQPTDPFLISKMDNIFLNVLRNNPAMGSSLFMDMFSKVSHPRLIRFLSDHGGILDYLAVVTALPPLPFLKEVFRFPKR